From Pseudomonadota bacterium, a single genomic window includes:
- the xrtD gene encoding VPLPA-CTERM-specific exosortase XrtD, whose protein sequence is SEDYSYCYLVPLVIAYMIWEKREAWRRFPAEVSVCGFGLLLTGIAFFWMGELGGEYLTLYLGAWLVLLGLVWIHAGGARFRQILFPLLMIPAMFPLPSFLHDRLSLKLKLLSSQLGVEIMQWAGISAYREGNVIDLGFTQLQVVDACSGLRYLFPIVILGLLLAWFFRAPFWKRGLLVLSTLPLIVLTNSARIAATGLLYEPFGSQVAEGFFHDFSGWLIFMVTLAMLLLEMWLLSLPGRRKISPGKEISGLQRGGSLFLKTPPGRQKIALALAALLLLLTWGLSRGIEFREKVPVIKPLAQFPLNLGPWRGEFQVMEQIFVDALDLSDYFIIDYENDKGQKINFYTAYYESQRKGESIHSPASCLTGGGWVFQNVVETELEIDGYGPISVNRVFMVKNGVRQLVYYWFPQRGRNLTNAYQLKIYVFWDSLTKQRTDGALVRLITPLAEFEEADRADFRLRQFMAEALPLLDQFLPGADR, encoded by the coding sequence AGTGAAGATTACAGCTACTGTTATCTTGTTCCCTTGGTTATCGCTTACATGATCTGGGAAAAAAGGGAGGCCTGGCGGCGTTTTCCAGCAGAGGTCTCCGTTTGTGGTTTCGGGCTGCTGTTGACGGGGATCGCCTTTTTCTGGATGGGGGAGCTTGGGGGAGAGTATCTGACGCTTTATTTAGGAGCCTGGCTGGTTTTGTTGGGTTTGGTCTGGATTCATGCCGGTGGCGCTCGTTTCCGGCAGATTTTATTTCCGTTGCTGATGATTCCGGCAATGTTTCCTCTGCCCAGTTTCCTGCATGACCGCCTGTCTCTGAAACTGAAGCTGCTCTCTTCACAGCTCGGAGTCGAGATCATGCAGTGGGCCGGCATATCGGCTTACCGCGAAGGTAATGTTATTGATCTTGGGTTTACTCAGCTGCAGGTGGTGGATGCCTGCAGTGGGTTGCGCTATCTTTTTCCGATAGTCATTCTCGGCTTACTTCTGGCCTGGTTTTTTCGGGCGCCATTCTGGAAACGGGGGCTTCTTGTGCTCTCGACCCTGCCCTTGATTGTCCTGACCAATAGTGCCAGGATCGCGGCTACCGGGCTTCTCTATGAGCCTTTCGGTTCCCAAGTGGCGGAGGGTTTCTTTCATGATTTTTCCGGTTGGCTGATTTTTATGGTGACGCTGGCGATGCTGCTTCTGGAAATGTGGCTGCTAAGCCTTCCCGGACGCCGGAAAATTTCGCCTGGCAAAGAGATCTCGGGCTTGCAGCGTGGCGGGAGTCTTTTCCTGAAAACACCTCCGGGGCGGCAAAAGATAGCTTTGGCGCTGGCCGCGCTGTTATTGTTGTTGACCTGGGGGCTGTCACGCGGGATTGAGTTTCGCGAAAAGGTTCCGGTGATTAAACCTCTGGCGCAGTTTCCCTTGAACCTCGGTCCCTGGCGGGGAGAGTTTCAGGTCATGGAGCAGATTTTTGTCGATGCCCTGGATCTGAGCGATTATTTTATTATCGATTATGAAAACGACAAGGGGCAGAAAATAAATTTTTATACGGCCTACTATGAAAGTCAGCGCAAGGGGGAGTCGATTCATTCTCCGGCTTCATGCTTGACCGGCGGCGGCTGGGTTTTTCAGAATGTGGTTGAGACCGAACTGGAGATAGATGGTTACGGGCCGATTTCGGTGAACCGGGTTTTTATGGTGAAAAACGGCGTGCGTCAGCTGGTTTATTACTGGTTCCCGCAGCGAGGGCGTAATCTGACGAATGCTTACCAGTTGAAAATTTATGTTTTCTGGGATTCTCTGACCAAACAGCGCACGGATGGCGCCCTGGTGCGCCTGATCACTCCGTTGGCTGAGTTTGAGGAGGCGGACCGGGCCGATTTCAGGCTTCGGCAGTTTATGGCCGAGGCGCTGCCTTTGCTTGATCAGTTTTTGCCCGGAGCCGACCGCTGA
- a CDS encoding tetratricopeptide repeat protein — protein MLRGMKLLAVLGLALILLGCGDGPQAKRDKFYDKGAAFYEQGDYVKATLEIKNAIQTDPKFAQGYYLLGMCSFKQNDYKKAYGYFNKALELNDALTAAEVMVGRLLLMGGEHEQALARADKLLTASPEHAEAQLLRGASLAALGKEKEAVFVLEKLKAAGSQEADLYIMLANLSLKNDDSVKAQAYLEELLGVDPGHRAGRLLLASVLERQNKLDEAQIQLQELIGQQEPEHQAEARLLLVRFYLRHQRQVEAEALLRSLSAENPKEERFRVLLVRFLADQGHEEKSLEILRQGLNDLPESLVLTEMMAKYRLGRQQVDEARQLLGAYLERMKTGPLFLQAKLMLAQIAVQEQEFDTALKLADEILGENGNDLGARILKGDLLMQRRDFDGAIVEYRSVLKELPQNVPVMFSLAKAHLGNDEPKLALELLQNAFERDSKLAPVGILLSRLYQQEGKFAQALGVVEKALQQNPENDELLEMTASLLVRRGRSADALELCRRYLAQDAENPRYNVLLAQVQVAMRDFPPARTALLRVLSRDPDNRAALFTLVRLELLQGSPQEALNHGLELREKDPENQIYGLLLANLYEQTGSFAKAAVIYEEVLEKNPRSLVAANNLAYYFAEYQPEVQNIARAQKLLEPYLENNRSEPVLMDTAAWVYFRAGDYEKALALLGGVEEKIKEVPEALYHLGMIQKALGHREAAIVSLEKALAGEPFSAGNEARVVLEALRR, from the coding sequence ATGCTGCGCGGAATGAAATTGTTAGCTGTGCTGGGACTGGCTTTGATTCTGTTGGGCTGTGGTGATGGACCGCAGGCTAAACGGGACAAGTTTTATGACAAGGGAGCGGCTTTTTATGAACAGGGAGATTATGTCAAAGCGACCCTGGAGATTAAAAACGCGATTCAGACGGATCCGAAGTTCGCTCAGGGCTACTATCTGCTGGGCATGTGCTCCTTTAAACAAAATGATTATAAGAAAGCCTACGGTTATTTCAACAAGGCTCTGGAACTCAATGACGCTCTGACGGCGGCCGAGGTTATGGTTGGGCGTTTGTTGCTGATGGGAGGGGAGCATGAACAGGCCCTGGCCCGGGCCGACAAACTTCTGACCGCCAGTCCGGAACACGCGGAAGCTCAGCTGTTGCGCGGAGCCAGTCTGGCCGCCCTGGGTAAGGAGAAGGAAGCCGTTTTTGTGTTGGAAAAATTGAAAGCCGCAGGCTCGCAGGAAGCGGACCTTTATATTATGCTGGCCAACCTCAGTTTGAAAAATGATGATTCCGTCAAGGCTCAGGCTTATCTCGAGGAGTTGCTTGGCGTGGATCCGGGACATCGCGCCGGACGGCTGTTGCTGGCCTCGGTTCTGGAGCGTCAGAATAAGCTGGACGAAGCGCAAATTCAGTTGCAGGAACTGATCGGGCAACAGGAACCGGAACATCAGGCGGAAGCTCGTTTGTTGTTGGTGCGGTTTTATCTGCGGCATCAGCGCCAGGTTGAGGCAGAAGCCCTTTTGCGAAGCCTGTCCGCGGAAAATCCGAAAGAAGAACGCTTTCGGGTTCTGCTGGTGCGTTTTCTGGCGGACCAGGGGCATGAGGAAAAATCTCTCGAAATTTTACGTCAAGGACTTAATGACTTGCCGGAATCCCTGGTCTTGACTGAGATGATGGCAAAATATCGGCTCGGTCGGCAGCAGGTCGACGAGGCGCGTCAGTTGCTCGGGGCATATCTCGAACGGATGAAAACGGGGCCTCTCTTTCTTCAGGCCAAGCTGATGCTGGCTCAGATTGCGGTTCAGGAGCAGGAGTTTGATACGGCCCTGAAGCTGGCGGATGAAATTCTGGGCGAAAACGGCAATGATTTGGGCGCCCGGATTCTTAAAGGTGATCTCTTGATGCAGCGGCGGGATTTCGACGGGGCGATTGTCGAATATCGCTCGGTGCTCAAGGAACTGCCGCAGAATGTACCGGTGATGTTCAGTCTGGCCAAGGCCCATCTCGGCAATGACGAGCCCAAACTGGCCCTGGAATTGTTGCAGAATGCTTTTGAACGCGACAGCAAGCTGGCTCCGGTCGGAATTCTGCTGTCCCGTCTCTATCAGCAGGAAGGTAAGTTTGCGCAGGCCCTGGGCGTGGTGGAAAAGGCTTTGCAACAAAATCCTGAAAATGACGAGTTGCTGGAGATGACGGCCAGTTTACTGGTGCGCCGCGGGCGCTCAGCCGACGCGCTCGAGCTTTGCCGGCGCTATCTTGCCCAAGACGCGGAAAATCCACGTTATAATGTTCTTCTCGCTCAGGTTCAGGTGGCGATGCGGGACTTTCCGCCGGCCCGCACAGCCCTGCTCCGGGTGCTTTCCCGTGATCCGGATAACCGTGCCGCGCTTTTTACCCTGGTGCGGTTGGAGTTGTTGCAGGGATCGCCCCAGGAGGCTTTGAATCACGGCCTCGAACTGCGCGAAAAAGATCCGGAAAATCAGATTTATGGCTTACTCCTCGCCAATCTTTATGAACAGACCGGAAGCTTTGCCAAGGCGGCGGTGATCTATGAAGAGGTTCTCGAAAAAAATCCCCGCTCCCTGGTGGCAGCCAATAATTTGGCCTACTATTTTGCCGAGTATCAGCCTGAAGTGCAGAATATAGCCCGAGCGCAGAAACTGCTGGAGCCCTATCTTGAAAACAATCGCTCCGAACCGGTACTCATGGATACGGCAGCCTGGGTTTATTTCCGTGCGGGTGATTATGAAAAGGCGCTGGCTTTACTGGGTGGGGTTGAGGAAAAAATCAAGGAGGTTCCTGAAGCCCTTTATCATCTGGGCATGATTCAAAAGGCTCTCGGTCATCGCGAAGCCGCAATTGTCAGCTTGGAAAAGGCGCTGGCCGGAGAACCTTTTAGCGCCGGAAATGAAGCCCGGGTTGTACTTGAGGCTTTGCGACGGTAA
- a CDS encoding aminopeptidase N — protein sequence MNKPSGNETIYLKDYQPPAFTVVDLSLHFSLGRKRTLVTSKMELKRAPQTPANRPLELDGRQLELLRIELNGHPLTANAYTITPRQLTIATPPAHFTLEIVTTFNPESNTSLEGLYASNALLCTQCEAHGFSRITYFPDRPDVLTRFTTTIEADRDEFPVLLSNGNLIAQGELPGRRHFAVWQDPFKKPAYLFALVAGRLTTVKDSFTTNTQRQVEIHFHVEEQNRDKCAHAIKALKKAMSWDEKEYGLEYDLDLYQVVAVNDFNFGAMENKGLNIFNAKYILAQPESATDSDYEAIESVIAHEYLHNWTGNRVTCRDWFQLSLKEGLTVFRDQQYGAWAFPGGGRRIREVRRLRSFQFPEDAGPLAHPVQPKEYIEINNFYTTTIYEKGAELIGMLATLLGREKFRRGLRLYLQRHDGQAATIEDLLAAMAETGDRDLQQFRRWYDQAGTPTLTIRRRWLPAAAELQLTIEQQTPATAGQSEKLPLHLPLAIALLFPDTPTKSCPASAERQRTAGDTLILEIRKPKEVFHFPNCPQEPLLSLLRGFSAPVKIIDDYNDHELALLTLCDQDPFSRWEAAQKLAIKAILLRINGAQEQYSETELLFSQTFGALLDQTWPDTMADCVAELLTLPDEIHLAEQLAVIDPLQICQARQQLKTRLARDWEKELHKLYHLHQSHEPYQPLPEEMARRRLKNLALDYLGALGAETGGAWALCRDQFSRADNLTDRLAALSGLLEMSPQTEPAELNLFFEQCRPDPLLLDRWFALQATCRVTTLNRIIQLLKHPDFNRHTPNRVRALLGGFCGNQTAFHQQDGSGYRLLATEIATLDQLNPQVAARLAGAFSRWRRFAAPYAQRMHLELQNLARQPELSRDLREIVYKSLAEMP from the coding sequence CCAAACCCCGGCCAACCGACCTTTAGAGCTTGACGGCCGGCAGCTGGAGCTGCTCCGAATCGAACTAAATGGCCACCCGCTGACCGCAAACGCGTACACGATTACCCCCAGACAGCTGACCATCGCAACTCCGCCGGCTCATTTCACCCTGGAGATCGTTACCACCTTCAACCCGGAAAGCAATACCAGTCTCGAAGGTCTTTACGCTTCGAATGCCCTGCTCTGCACTCAATGCGAAGCCCACGGCTTCAGCCGCATCACCTATTTTCCAGACCGGCCCGACGTCCTGACTCGGTTTACCACCACCATTGAAGCCGACCGGGATGAATTTCCAGTCCTTTTAAGCAACGGCAACCTGATTGCCCAGGGAGAGCTTCCCGGGCGACGTCATTTTGCCGTCTGGCAGGACCCGTTTAAAAAGCCAGCCTACCTCTTTGCGTTGGTTGCAGGCCGCCTGACAACCGTGAAAGACAGCTTCACAACCAACACACAGCGACAGGTGGAAATTCATTTCCATGTTGAAGAACAAAACCGAGACAAATGCGCCCACGCCATCAAAGCCCTGAAAAAAGCCATGTCCTGGGATGAAAAAGAGTACGGTCTGGAATACGATCTCGACCTTTATCAGGTCGTTGCGGTTAATGATTTCAATTTCGGAGCGATGGAAAACAAGGGACTCAATATCTTTAATGCAAAATACATCCTCGCCCAACCGGAAAGCGCGACCGACAGTGATTACGAAGCGATTGAAAGCGTGATCGCGCACGAATATCTGCACAACTGGACCGGCAACCGTGTCACCTGCCGGGACTGGTTTCAATTAAGCCTGAAAGAGGGCCTGACGGTTTTTCGGGATCAGCAGTATGGAGCCTGGGCTTTCCCCGGCGGCGGCCGGCGCATCCGCGAGGTCCGCCGCCTGCGCAGTTTTCAGTTTCCCGAGGATGCCGGGCCGCTGGCCCATCCCGTCCAACCCAAGGAATATATTGAAATCAACAATTTTTACACGACGACCATCTATGAAAAAGGAGCGGAGCTCATCGGCATGCTGGCCACCCTCCTCGGTCGGGAAAAATTCAGGCGGGGCCTGCGCCTTTATCTTCAACGCCACGACGGCCAGGCCGCGACCATTGAGGATCTGTTGGCCGCCATGGCGGAGACCGGAGACCGTGACCTGCAACAATTTCGGCGCTGGTACGACCAAGCCGGAACCCCGACCCTGACTATTCGGCGCCGGTGGCTGCCGGCCGCAGCTGAACTGCAGCTCACCATTGAACAGCAGACCCCGGCAACTGCGGGACAAAGCGAAAAGCTACCGCTGCATCTGCCGCTGGCCATCGCCCTGCTTTTCCCGGATACTCCGACCAAGTCCTGCCCGGCATCCGCAGAGCGACAAAGGACTGCGGGTGACACCCTGATCCTCGAAATCAGAAAGCCAAAGGAGGTCTTTCATTTTCCGAATTGCCCACAGGAACCTCTCCTTTCCCTGCTGCGCGGATTTTCCGCCCCGGTAAAAATCATTGATGACTACAACGATCATGAGCTGGCGTTACTGACACTCTGCGACCAGGACCCTTTCAGCCGCTGGGAGGCAGCGCAAAAGCTGGCCATCAAGGCAATTCTCCTAAGAATCAATGGCGCCCAAGAACAGTACTCCGAGACCGAGCTGTTGTTCAGCCAAACCTTCGGCGCCCTGCTGGATCAGACCTGGCCCGACACGATGGCCGACTGCGTCGCCGAACTTTTGACCCTGCCGGATGAAATTCACCTTGCCGAACAACTGGCCGTCATCGACCCGCTACAGATCTGCCAGGCCCGGCAGCAGCTGAAAACCCGGCTGGCCCGCGACTGGGAAAAAGAGCTGCACAAACTTTACCATCTCCATCAGAGCCACGAACCATACCAACCGCTTCCCGAGGAAATGGCCCGACGGCGGCTGAAAAATCTTGCCCTTGACTACCTCGGCGCCCTGGGTGCCGAAACCGGAGGTGCCTGGGCCCTCTGCCGTGACCAGTTCAGCCGGGCCGACAACCTGACCGACAGACTCGCGGCCCTCAGCGGCCTGCTCGAAATGAGTCCACAGACCGAACCGGCCGAACTAAATCTGTTCTTTGAACAATGCCGCCCCGACCCCCTGCTCCTTGACCGCTGGTTTGCCCTGCAGGCCACCTGCCGGGTAACCACCCTGAACCGGATCATACAACTGCTCAAGCATCCTGATTTTAACCGCCACACCCCCAACCGGGTTCGAGCCCTGCTGGGCGGCTTCTGCGGTAATCAGACCGCCTTCCACCAGCAGGACGGTTCCGGTTATCGTCTACTGGCAACCGAGATCGCCACACTCGACCAGCTCAACCCGCAAGTGGCGGCCCGTCTGGCCGGCGCTTTCAGCCGCTGGCGCCGCTTTGCCGCCCCGTATGCGCAAAGGATGCACCTGGAACTGCAAAACCTTGCCCGCCAGCCTGAACTTTCCCGTGATTTGCGGGAAATAGTTTATAAAAGTTTAGCCGAGATGCCATGA